A part of Homoserinibacter sp. YIM 151385 genomic DNA contains:
- the secF gene encoding protein translocase subunit SecF: protein MAGAFAKLGNDLYTGARSVPFVGARRIWYSIAIALMLLAVATPFIRGGGDFGAGFNFGIEFRGGSQFQVLEIDTQGADSTELQDRAEEAVQSVVPNAVVRSSTLGDDAVRAQTDQLEEAEQREVRQALADEFSVDIDDVSASFIGATWGADVTGQALWGLAIFLGLAAIVLGIYFRTWKMSLAALIALAHDLVITVGVYAATGFEITPAAVIGFLTILGFSLYDTVVVFDKIRENTSEMGSESTRTFGETVNWAANQTLVRSINTGVVAALPVAAILFIGSFLLGADTLRDISLALLVGTIIGTYSTPFIAAPLYADLRHGEEEIKRGDKRTLALREKAVAA from the coding sequence ATGGCCGGCGCATTCGCCAAGCTCGGCAACGACCTCTACACCGGCGCGCGCTCGGTGCCCTTCGTGGGCGCCCGCCGCATCTGGTACTCGATCGCGATCGCGCTCATGCTCCTCGCGGTCGCGACGCCCTTCATCCGCGGCGGCGGCGACTTCGGCGCCGGCTTCAACTTCGGCATCGAGTTCCGCGGCGGCTCGCAGTTCCAGGTGCTCGAGATCGACACGCAGGGCGCCGACTCGACCGAGCTCCAGGACCGCGCCGAGGAGGCCGTGCAGTCGGTCGTCCCGAACGCGGTCGTGCGCTCCTCGACGCTCGGCGACGACGCGGTCCGCGCGCAGACCGACCAGCTCGAGGAGGCGGAGCAGCGCGAGGTGCGCCAGGCCCTCGCCGACGAGTTCTCGGTCGACATCGACGACGTCTCGGCCTCGTTCATCGGCGCGACCTGGGGGGCCGACGTCACCGGCCAGGCGCTGTGGGGCCTCGCGATCTTCCTCGGCCTCGCCGCGATCGTCCTCGGGATCTACTTCCGCACCTGGAAGATGTCGCTCGCGGCGCTCATCGCGCTCGCACACGATCTCGTCATCACGGTCGGCGTCTACGCGGCGACCGGCTTCGAGATCACGCCGGCCGCGGTCATCGGCTTCCTCACGATCCTCGGCTTCTCGCTGTACGACACGGTCGTCGTGTTCGACAAGATCCGCGAGAACACGAGCGAGATGGGCTCGGAGTCGACGCGCACCTTCGGCGAGACGGTGAACTGGGCGGCGAACCAGACCCTCGTCCGCTCGATCAACACGGGCGTCGTGGCGGCGCTGCCGGTCGCGGCGATCCTCTTCATCGGCTCCTTCCTGCTCGGCGCCGACACGCTCCGCGACATCTCACTCGCGCTGCTCGTCGGGACGATCATCGGCACCTACTCGACGCCGTTCATCGCGGCGCCGCTCTACGCCGACCTCCGCCACGGCGAGGAGGAGATCAAGCGCGGCGACAAGCGCACGCTGGCGCTCCGCGAGAAGGCCGTCGCGGCCTGA